The Bos javanicus breed banteng chromosome 18, ARS-OSU_banteng_1.0, whole genome shotgun sequence genome has a segment encoding these proteins:
- the N4BP1 gene encoding NEDD4-binding protein 1 isoform X2 has translation MAARAVLDEFTAPAEKAALLERSRGRIEGLFGVSLAVLGALGAEEPLPARIWLQLRGAQEAVHSAKEYIKGICEPELEERECYPKAMHCIFVGAQSLFLKSLIQDTCADLCILDIGLLGIRGSAEAVVMARSHIQQFVKLFENNENLPNSQKESEVKREFKQFVEARADSYTMDLLILPTSLKKELLALTQGEENLFETGDDDVVEIRDSAQAEFTQNAATGLTISRDEIVLQEDARNKAGTPVSELTKQMDTVFSSSQDVLFVPINGVTPDEEALSKDRVCHKRRFSDSEERHTKKQFSLENVEEGELLHDGKTLAGSVIIDVSDSSTEAENLSPDVKDTTEEMEYNILVNFFKTMGYSQEIVEKVIREYGPSTEPLLLLEEIEKENKRFQGDRELSPGTVYPETSRTKNKGVCSSINELTADSTPKKTQTHTQQNMVENFSQLPFRVESKPCTSNCKINTFRTVPVEQKQEIWSSNQNYICNIDLETDGPLPAVVPSSPKEVVSFVSRGASSHQPRIPVFPENGLQQQAEPLLPNSMKSACENRSRCCSSPQSKPGCPPLSPPMPLSQLLPSVTDARLAGPSEHIDCSVTGVQRFRDTLKVPYKLELKNEPGRTDLKHIVIDGSNVAITHGLKKFFSCRGIAIAVEYFWKLGNRNITVFVPQWRTRRDPNVTEQHFLTQLQELGILSLTPARMVFGERIASHDDRFLLHLADKTGGIIVTNDNFREFVTESVSWREIITKRLLQYTFVGDIFMVPDDPLGRSGPRLEEFLRKEVFLRDMQPLLNALPNVGMFEPSFRVPGAQAASTSHQPPTRIQGTPPSHWLPQQPRFPLLPNLSNIQQNLPMPAQRSPAETNELREALLKIFPDSEQKLKIDQILAAHPYMKDLNALSAMVLD, from the exons GAATATATTAAAGGAATCTGTGAACCTGAACTAGAAGAAAGAGAATGTTATCCCAAGGCCATGCACTGCATTTTTGTTGGGGCACAGAGCCTGTTTCTGAAGAGCTTGATTCAGGACACCTGTGCCGATCTCTGCATTCTCGACATCGGTCTCCTTGGCATCAGGGGAAGTGCCGAAGCTGTGGTCATGGCTCGGAGTCACATTCAGCAGTTTGTAAAGCTCTTTGAGAATAATGAGAACCTACCCAACAGCCAGAAAGAATCAGAGGTAAAAAGGGAATTTAAACAATTTGTTGAAGCCCGTGCAGACAGTTACACAATGGATTTGTTAATTTTACCCACTTCCTTGAAAAAAGAACTCTTGGCACTCACCCAAGGTGAGGAGAATCTATTTGAAACAGGAGATGATGATGTTGTTGAAATTAGAGATTCTGCACAAGCAGAGTTTACACAGAATGCTGCCACAGGGCTGACTATTTCCAGAGATGAAATTGTTTTGcaggaagatgcaagaaataaaGCGGGGACTCCCGTTTCTGAGCTCACAAAACAAATGGACACAGTCTTTTCTAGTTCACAAGATGTACTTTTTGTTCCAATAAATGGTGTAACCCCAGATGAAGAGGCACTTTCCAAAGACAGAGTTTGTCACAAGAGGAGGTTTTCTGATTCTGAAGAAAGGCATACCAAGAAacagttttctttggaaaatgttgaAGAGGGAGAGCTTCTACATGATGGTAAGACATTAGCTGGAAGTGTAATCATTGACGTCTCTGATTCTTCTACTGAGGCCGAAAATTTAAGTCCAGACGTAAAAGACACTACTGAGGAAATGGAGTACAACATTCTCGTGAACTTTTTTAAAACCATGGGCTATTCCCAAGAAATTGTTGAAAAGGTCATTAGGGAGTATGGGCCATCTACTGAACCGTTATTACTCTTGgaggaaattgaaaaagaaaataaaagattccaAGGAGACAGAGAACTTTCACCTGGTACTGTGTATCCAGAGACCAGCAGAACCAAAAATAAAGGTGTCTGTAGCAGCATAAATGAGCTTACAGCAGATTCCactccaaagaaaacacaaactcaCACACAGCAAAATATGGTGGAAAATTTTTCTCAGTTACCATTCAGAGTTGAATCAAAACCATGTACCTCAAATTGCAAAATTAATACTTTCAGAACAGTGCCAGTAGAACAGAAACAAGAAATCTGGAGTTCAAATCAGAACTACATTTGTAACATAGACCTTGAGACCGATGGCCCTTTACCCGCTGTTGTCCCTTCAAGTCCCAAAGAAGTTGTCAGTTTTGTTTCAAGAGGAGCTTCAAGTCACCAGCCCAGAATTCCGGTTTTTCCTGAAAATGGTTTGCAGCAGCAAGCAGAACCTTTGCTTCCAAATAGTATGAAGTCTGCCTGTGAAAACCGCTCGAGGTGTTGTAGCTCTCCTCAGTCTAAGCCCGGCTGTCCACCCCTTTCTCCACCGATGCCGCTCTCCCAGCTGTTACCTTCAGTTACTGATGCTAGGTTGGCGGGACCTTCTGAGCATATTGATTGCTCAGTTACGGGGGTTCAAAGATTTCGAGATACTCTGAAAGTGCCctacaagctggaattaaaaaatgaaccagGGAGGACGGATTTGAAGCACATTGTTATAGATGGAAGCAATGTTGCGATTAC CCATGGTCTGAAAAAGTTCTTTTCTTGTCGTGGAATTGCAATTGCGGTTGAATACTTTTGGAAGCTCGGCAACAGAAACATCACTGTATTTGTTCCACAGTGGAGAACAAGGCGGGATCCTAATGTCACAG AACAGCACTTCTTAACCCAGCTCCAGGAGCTTGGAATATTATCTTTAACTCCTGCACGGATGGTCTTTGGAGAAAGAATTGCTTCTCATGATGACAG GTTTCTACTACACTTAGCGGACAAAACTGGTGGCATAATTGTAACAAATGATAACTTCAGAGAATTTGTGACCGAGTCAGTCTCCTGGAGAGAAATAATTACAAAAAG ATTGCTCCAGTATACCTTTGTGGGGGACATATTTATGGTTCCTGATGACCCTCTGGGAAGAAGTGGACCTCGATTAGAAGAATTTCTTCGGAAGGAAGTCTTCCTTAg AGATATGCAGCCCCTACTCAACGCCCTGCCAAATGTGGGCATGTTTGAACCCAGCTTCAGAGTCCCTGGCGCCCAGGCAGCCAGCACCAGCCACCAGCCTCCGACCCGGATTCAGGGCACCCCACCCAGCCACTGGCTTCCTCAGCAACCCCGCTTCCCACTTTTGCCCAACCTTTCCAACATCCAGCAGAATCTGCCCATGCCAGCACAGAGATCTCCTGCAGAAACCAACGAGCTGAGGGAAGCCCTTCTGAAGATCTTCCCTGACTCGGAGCAAAAACTGAAAATCGACCAGATCTTGGCAGCTCATCCATACATGAAAGACCTGAACGCACTCTCCGCCATGGTATTGGACTGA
- the N4BP1 gene encoding NEDD4-binding protein 1 isoform X1 yields the protein MAARAVLDEFTAPAEKAALLERSRGRIEGLFGVSLAVLGALGAEEPLPARIWLQLRGAQEAVHSAKQLRPSFLEYIKGICEPELEERECYPKAMHCIFVGAQSLFLKSLIQDTCADLCILDIGLLGIRGSAEAVVMARSHIQQFVKLFENNENLPNSQKESEVKREFKQFVEARADSYTMDLLILPTSLKKELLALTQGEENLFETGDDDVVEIRDSAQAEFTQNAATGLTISRDEIVLQEDARNKAGTPVSELTKQMDTVFSSSQDVLFVPINGVTPDEEALSKDRVCHKRRFSDSEERHTKKQFSLENVEEGELLHDGKTLAGSVIIDVSDSSTEAENLSPDVKDTTEEMEYNILVNFFKTMGYSQEIVEKVIREYGPSTEPLLLLEEIEKENKRFQGDRELSPGTVYPETSRTKNKGVCSSINELTADSTPKKTQTHTQQNMVENFSQLPFRVESKPCTSNCKINTFRTVPVEQKQEIWSSNQNYICNIDLETDGPLPAVVPSSPKEVVSFVSRGASSHQPRIPVFPENGLQQQAEPLLPNSMKSACENRSRCCSSPQSKPGCPPLSPPMPLSQLLPSVTDARLAGPSEHIDCSVTGVQRFRDTLKVPYKLELKNEPGRTDLKHIVIDGSNVAITHGLKKFFSCRGIAIAVEYFWKLGNRNITVFVPQWRTRRDPNVTEQHFLTQLQELGILSLTPARMVFGERIASHDDRFLLHLADKTGGIIVTNDNFREFVTESVSWREIITKRLLQYTFVGDIFMVPDDPLGRSGPRLEEFLRKEVFLRDMQPLLNALPNVGMFEPSFRVPGAQAASTSHQPPTRIQGTPPSHWLPQQPRFPLLPNLSNIQQNLPMPAQRSPAETNELREALLKIFPDSEQKLKIDQILAAHPYMKDLNALSAMVLD from the exons GAATATATTAAAGGAATCTGTGAACCTGAACTAGAAGAAAGAGAATGTTATCCCAAGGCCATGCACTGCATTTTTGTTGGGGCACAGAGCCTGTTTCTGAAGAGCTTGATTCAGGACACCTGTGCCGATCTCTGCATTCTCGACATCGGTCTCCTTGGCATCAGGGGAAGTGCCGAAGCTGTGGTCATGGCTCGGAGTCACATTCAGCAGTTTGTAAAGCTCTTTGAGAATAATGAGAACCTACCCAACAGCCAGAAAGAATCAGAGGTAAAAAGGGAATTTAAACAATTTGTTGAAGCCCGTGCAGACAGTTACACAATGGATTTGTTAATTTTACCCACTTCCTTGAAAAAAGAACTCTTGGCACTCACCCAAGGTGAGGAGAATCTATTTGAAACAGGAGATGATGATGTTGTTGAAATTAGAGATTCTGCACAAGCAGAGTTTACACAGAATGCTGCCACAGGGCTGACTATTTCCAGAGATGAAATTGTTTTGcaggaagatgcaagaaataaaGCGGGGACTCCCGTTTCTGAGCTCACAAAACAAATGGACACAGTCTTTTCTAGTTCACAAGATGTACTTTTTGTTCCAATAAATGGTGTAACCCCAGATGAAGAGGCACTTTCCAAAGACAGAGTTTGTCACAAGAGGAGGTTTTCTGATTCTGAAGAAAGGCATACCAAGAAacagttttctttggaaaatgttgaAGAGGGAGAGCTTCTACATGATGGTAAGACATTAGCTGGAAGTGTAATCATTGACGTCTCTGATTCTTCTACTGAGGCCGAAAATTTAAGTCCAGACGTAAAAGACACTACTGAGGAAATGGAGTACAACATTCTCGTGAACTTTTTTAAAACCATGGGCTATTCCCAAGAAATTGTTGAAAAGGTCATTAGGGAGTATGGGCCATCTACTGAACCGTTATTACTCTTGgaggaaattgaaaaagaaaataaaagattccaAGGAGACAGAGAACTTTCACCTGGTACTGTGTATCCAGAGACCAGCAGAACCAAAAATAAAGGTGTCTGTAGCAGCATAAATGAGCTTACAGCAGATTCCactccaaagaaaacacaaactcaCACACAGCAAAATATGGTGGAAAATTTTTCTCAGTTACCATTCAGAGTTGAATCAAAACCATGTACCTCAAATTGCAAAATTAATACTTTCAGAACAGTGCCAGTAGAACAGAAACAAGAAATCTGGAGTTCAAATCAGAACTACATTTGTAACATAGACCTTGAGACCGATGGCCCTTTACCCGCTGTTGTCCCTTCAAGTCCCAAAGAAGTTGTCAGTTTTGTTTCAAGAGGAGCTTCAAGTCACCAGCCCAGAATTCCGGTTTTTCCTGAAAATGGTTTGCAGCAGCAAGCAGAACCTTTGCTTCCAAATAGTATGAAGTCTGCCTGTGAAAACCGCTCGAGGTGTTGTAGCTCTCCTCAGTCTAAGCCCGGCTGTCCACCCCTTTCTCCACCGATGCCGCTCTCCCAGCTGTTACCTTCAGTTACTGATGCTAGGTTGGCGGGACCTTCTGAGCATATTGATTGCTCAGTTACGGGGGTTCAAAGATTTCGAGATACTCTGAAAGTGCCctacaagctggaattaaaaaatgaaccagGGAGGACGGATTTGAAGCACATTGTTATAGATGGAAGCAATGTTGCGATTAC CCATGGTCTGAAAAAGTTCTTTTCTTGTCGTGGAATTGCAATTGCGGTTGAATACTTTTGGAAGCTCGGCAACAGAAACATCACTGTATTTGTTCCACAGTGGAGAACAAGGCGGGATCCTAATGTCACAG AACAGCACTTCTTAACCCAGCTCCAGGAGCTTGGAATATTATCTTTAACTCCTGCACGGATGGTCTTTGGAGAAAGAATTGCTTCTCATGATGACAG GTTTCTACTACACTTAGCGGACAAAACTGGTGGCATAATTGTAACAAATGATAACTTCAGAGAATTTGTGACCGAGTCAGTCTCCTGGAGAGAAATAATTACAAAAAG ATTGCTCCAGTATACCTTTGTGGGGGACATATTTATGGTTCCTGATGACCCTCTGGGAAGAAGTGGACCTCGATTAGAAGAATTTCTTCGGAAGGAAGTCTTCCTTAg AGATATGCAGCCCCTACTCAACGCCCTGCCAAATGTGGGCATGTTTGAACCCAGCTTCAGAGTCCCTGGCGCCCAGGCAGCCAGCACCAGCCACCAGCCTCCGACCCGGATTCAGGGCACCCCACCCAGCCACTGGCTTCCTCAGCAACCCCGCTTCCCACTTTTGCCCAACCTTTCCAACATCCAGCAGAATCTGCCCATGCCAGCACAGAGATCTCCTGCAGAAACCAACGAGCTGAGGGAAGCCCTTCTGAAGATCTTCCCTGACTCGGAGCAAAAACTGAAAATCGACCAGATCTTGGCAGCTCATCCATACATGAAAGACCTGAACGCACTCTCCGCCATGGTATTGGACTGA